GTGGAGAGGGCGGCCCCGAGGCCGCCGGCCGTCATGGATAGCCTGCGCGTCGACGAAAGGGAGCCGCCCCTGGCCGTCGCGGTTGTCGCGGCGGCCTCTATGCTCTGCGCGGTCCTCATCCTCCGGGACCTGCCGGCAAGGAGCCTCTGGACCGACGAGTTCACGAGCATCGATGTCGCCTCGCTTCCGCTGCGCGAGATCGCGGCCTGGGCGGCCGGCGACGTCCATCCCCCGCTCTATTACGTCCTCCTCCACTTCTGGAGGGAGCTCGCAGGAGCGGGCGAGACTGCGGCCCGCATATTCTCGGTGCTGCCGGCCGCGGCCACGGTCCCCCTCGTCTACCTCTCGGCGCGGCATGTGGCGGGCTGGAGGGTGGGGCTTCTGACCGCCGTGATGCTGGCCGTCTCGCCGCTTCTCGTGCTGCGCGGCGGCATGGTGCGCTGGTACACACTGGCCCTCGCTCTCTCGTGGGCGTCCATACTCTTTTTCCTGCGGGCCGTCGAGGGGGGAGGGCTGCGCCGCTGGGCGCTCTACGCGGCGGCCACGACGCTGCTCATATACACCCACTACCTGCCGGGGAGCATCGTCATCGGCCAGGGCCTCTATCTCCTCATCGAGCACCGCCGGGACCGGCGTCTTGCGCGAAACTTCTTCCTCGCCCTCTCGGCCGTGGCGCTTTTGTACCTGCCGCAGCTCGGCGTGCTGGCAAGTCAGCTTCTCTACGCGCCGCACCACGGCTCGCCGGCGCCCATGGCCTACGGCCTCAAGGGCGCCGTGGTGAAGGCGGGCTACACGCTCTACGCCTTCGCCCTCGGCGAGACCGTCCTGCCCTGGGACCTGAAGGTCACGGCCGCCGCTGCCGCCGCCTTCGCCGCCGCCGCGCTCGCCGGTCTCGTCGGGGCCTGGAGAGTGCGCGGGGTCCCGGCCTTCGTCCTCTGCTTTCTCATCGTGCCTCTCGTCTTCCTCATACTCCTTACGGCCACGGTCTTTCCGTCCGAATCGTTCCACCTCTTTCCGGGTCTTCTGCTCTTTGTCCTCCCAACCTTCTACCTGACGGCGGCCATCGGCCTCACGGTCCTTCCGGCAAGGCTCTCGGCGGTCTCTTTCGCCGTCATCGTGGCGGCCTGGTGCTACTCGCTGGGCAACCTCTATGCGAAGCGGGGCTACATAAATCCGAATTATGTGATACCATGGAGAGAGGCGGCCGCCGTGCTCGAAGAGCGGGTGAGGCCCGGCGAGCTCGTCATAGCCACGGACAGGTCGCTCTATTATTACCGCCGGGGCGTGGACATGGTGCTTCTCGACGAGACGAAACGGAAGGGCGCGGTGGAGGAGACGGTGGAGAGGAGCGCTCCGCCCGCGCTGTGGCTCCAGGTGCGAGATCGGGGCAACCCGGAGGATACGCGCCACATCGAGACCTTTCGCCGCAGCCTCTCCGGCCGCTACAGACTCGCCTCGGCCCTGGGCTTCGTGGCCGAGGACCCGATGACGGTGAGCTTCAAGGAGCGCCTTCTCCGGCGTCCCGTACCGAAGTACAAACTCATGATCTACCGCTATGTAAAAAAAGAAGAAGGATGAGAGAGAGAGAGGGACCGGCATACTGGCTGGTGAACATTGCGATGGTCCTGGCCGTCGTGGCGGCGGCGCTTGTGCTCTTCGAGTGGTGGGCCAGGGCCACGGGACGATTCGTGCCGGAGGACAAGAGCCGCATAAGGGCCGAGGAGAGGCTCTACTTCCTCAAGGACGACACGCTCGGCTGGATAGGAAAGCCCAAGGCCTCCTACAAGGTCAGGGGCACGCGGGAGGACACGGTGGTGCTCAACAACTCGCTGGGCCTGCGCGACCGCGAGTTCGCCGCCGACAGGCCCGCCGGCACCACACGCATAGCCCTGCTCGGCGACTCCTTCATCTGGGGGTTCGGCACCGAGAGGGCCGAGGACCGCTTCGGCGACGTGCTCGAGGAGCTCCTGCGCCGCCGGGGCCTAAAGGTCGAGGTCTACAACTTCGCCATAGCCGGCTGGGGCACGGACCAGCAGTATCTCGCCTACAGGCGTATAGTCTCCGCCTACAACCCCGATCTCGTCATCCTGGCCTATTACGTCAACGACGCCCTCGACAACGTGACGCGCCAGGGCAAGCCCTACTTCGAGATCGTCGGCGACGGGCTCGAGCTGCGCAACGTGCCCGTGAGCCGCGAGGGCGAGCAGGAGTGGGCCGAGGAGGGGACCATGGGGGGGCTCAAGACCTTCCTCGGCACGAGGTCGTACACCTACCGGCTCCTCCGGGACCTGACAAAGCGCAGCGCCCTCTTCTTCAACACCATGGTCTCGCTGGGACTGCTCGACGACCCGTTCGAGGGGCGCGACCCCGCCTACCTGCGCAGGCTCGCCTCGATGCTCATAAGGCGTCTGGCCGAAGAGGTGAAAAAGGACGGGGCCGAGCTCATGCTCCTCTTCATACCCGACAGGGCCGAGGTGGAGGGAGAGCCCATGGACTACGTGATGCGCAGGATCGTGGAGGTGAAGGACGGCCTGGCCGGCGAAGACTTCGGCGTGCCGTCGCTGGACCTCACGCCGCTGCTCGCCGCCGAGGCGGCCCGCTCGCAGCGGCCTCTGTACCAGCGCTTCGACGGCCGCCACTGGACCGTTGAAGGAAACCGCTTCGTGGCGCGGGCCGTGGCGGCGTTCCTCGAGGAGCGCCGCCTCGCGCCCTTTTCCCGCAGGGAAAGTTTTCCGCCTAAATAATGGGAGTTCCACGGGGCGGGCCGTTTAAACCTCTTGACAGAAGTTACGGATATTTATATGATTAAACATTCTCTTTTTGACGGGTGAGAAGGGACTGCATCGTATGCTCGAAGGTCTTTCCGAAAAACTGCGCCGGGTGCTCAAGGGGGTGAGGGGCCAGGGGACCCTCACGGAGTCGAACATAAAGGAGGCCCTGCGCGAAGTGCGCATGGCGTTGCTCGAGGCGGACGTCAACTTCGCGGTCGTCAAGGAATTCACGGCGGCCGTGAAGGAGAAGGCCATGGGCGGGGAGGTGCTGGCGAGCCTTACGCCGGGGCAGCAGTTCACCAAGATCGTGAAGGACGAGCTCACCCGTTTTCTCGGCGGCGCCGCGGCGGAGCTCGAGCTGAAGGGGCGTCCCGCGGTCATCATGATGGTGGGACTGCAGGGCTCCGGCAAGACGACCACGACGGCCAAGCTGGCACGTTTTCTCAAGGGCCGCGGCAGAAGCCCCCTCGTCGTCGCCGCCGACCTCGTGCGGCCCGCGGCGGTGCTCCAGCTCCAGAGGCTCTCCAGGGAGGTGGGGGCGGACTTCTTCGACATCGGTGACATGAAGGACCCCGCCTCCATATGCGCCGAGGCGCTGAGGGTGGCGGCCATCAAGGGTTACGACACGATGCTCGTCGACACGGCCGGCCGCCTCCACATCGACGACGGCCTCATGGAAGAGCTCAGGACGCTCAAGTCCATACTCAAGCCCTGCGAAACACTCTTCGTCGCCGACGCCATGACGGGACAGGACGCGGTGAACACGGCGGGCGGCTTCCACGAGGCCATCGACATAACGGGCGTGGTGCTCACCAAGCTCGACAGCGACGCCAGGGGCGGCGCGGCCCTCTCCATGCGCATGACCACGGGCAGGCCCGTGAAGTTCGTGGGCCTGAGCGAGAAGATGGACGGCCTGGAGGTCTTTCATCCCGACAGGCTGGCGGGACGGATCCTCGGCATGGGAGACGTGCTCACGCTCGTGGAGAAGGCCCAGGCCGTGGTCGACAGGGAGCAGGCCCGAAGCCTGGAGCGCAAGATCCGCAGGGACGCCTTCACGCTCCAGGACTTCAAGGACCAGCTCCGCCAGATAAGGAAGATGGGCTCGCTCGACTCCATCCTCTCCATGATCCCTGGCTTCGACGCCCTCAAGAAATCCAAGGGACTGACGGTGGACGAGCGCGAGTTCAAGGTCGTGGAGGCCATAATCGACTCCATGACCGTCAAGGAGAGGCTCAATCCCGCGTGCCTCAACGCAAGGCGCAAGCAGCGCATAGCGGCGGGCAGCGGCACCACCGTGCAGGATGTGAACAGGCTCATAAAGCAGTACGACCAGATGCGAAAGCTCATGAAGCGCTTCAGCAAGAAGGGGGCCAGGGGCCTGAAGGGGCTCTTCCAGGGCCTGGGACGCTGAGGCCCCGCCGCGCGCTTCATGCACCGGGACGCCGTGTCTTGCCCTGCGGCGTTCCCGCTGAAAATCCACGATGAAAGGAGGTGATGACTGTTGGCGGTAAGGATAAGGCTTGCGAGACACGGACGCAAGAAACGGCCGTTTTACCGTATAGTTGTTGCTGATGCGAGCTCTCCGCGAGACGGCAGATGCATCGAAGTGGTAGGCACTTACGATCCTAATCACGATCCGGCTGCTGTTGACCTCAAAGCTGAAAAGATTGTCGCCTGGCTCAAGAAAGGCGCGAGTCCCTCTGAGACGGTAAGGCAGATCTTGAAGAAGGCAGGGGTAGGGATACAGAAAGCTGGAGGTGCTGGATGAAGGATCTGATAGAGACTATCGCAAAGGCACTGGTGGACCATCCAGAACAGGTCAGGGTGACGGAGGTCGAGGGCGAGCGCTCCTCCGTCATCGAGCTTTCGGTGGCCAAGGAGGACCTCGGCAAGGTCATAGGCCGGGAAGGCAAGACGGCCAAGGCCATAAGGACCATACTGACGGCCGCCTCCACGAAGTTGAAGAAA
The nucleotide sequence above comes from Deltaproteobacteria bacterium. Encoded proteins:
- a CDS encoding KH domain-containing protein — translated: MKDLIETIAKALVDHPEQVRVTEVEGERSSVIELSVAKEDLGKVIGREGKTAKAIRTILTAASTKLKKRSVLEIIE
- a CDS encoding signal recognition particle protein, with product MLEGLSEKLRRVLKGVRGQGTLTESNIKEALREVRMALLEADVNFAVVKEFTAAVKEKAMGGEVLASLTPGQQFTKIVKDELTRFLGGAAAELELKGRPAVIMMVGLQGSGKTTTTAKLARFLKGRGRSPLVVAADLVRPAAVLQLQRLSREVGADFFDIGDMKDPASICAEALRVAAIKGYDTMLVDTAGRLHIDDGLMEELRTLKSILKPCETLFVADAMTGQDAVNTAGGFHEAIDITGVVLTKLDSDARGGAALSMRMTTGRPVKFVGLSEKMDGLEVFHPDRLAGRILGMGDVLTLVEKAQAVVDREQARSLERKIRRDAFTLQDFKDQLRQIRKMGSLDSILSMIPGFDALKKSKGLTVDEREFKVVEAIIDSMTVKERLNPACLNARRKQRIAAGSGTTVQDVNRLIKQYDQMRKLMKRFSKKGARGLKGLFQGLGR
- the rpsP gene encoding 30S ribosomal protein S16, with the translated sequence MAVRIRLARHGRKKRPFYRIVVADASSPRDGRCIEVVGTYDPNHDPAAVDLKAEKIVAWLKKGASPSETVRQILKKAGVGIQKAGGAG